One window of the Zea mays cultivar B73 chromosome 3, Zm-B73-REFERENCE-NAM-5.0, whole genome shotgun sequence genome contains the following:
- the LOC100192942 gene encoding exo70 exocyst complex subunit family protein → MGAAVGKPAFGVAVAPKTQAEERLALAEHALLQWTRSPGADSGIWDAGASYTNRGLLAAVDEVLLLAAENPFPLPEAASARRRLDSAVGAAASRMVEEFLRVRVWNASLLRGAVHRLSLASTNQSRLIFPSARERNSSAGTGGVVDASDGSRSRASSSVPHEVAALLDTEVWDDLDLICPAGVSVLHEIALRVVRAGCTEVLFRAFANAPCDVLDSFLSILRVECSQQTTEAVIKRWTTVTEIIGKAMVAMRRQLYAQNPGAFDGFRDEYLLAIAENRILILLDFANGFTSITSHEKLVYMLGMYEALTDAAPSLLLLLSGARKEAISERTQGILTKLAGAVRIMVSGAIAKIQGDSLFPHTPSAAGGVHPLTRDAMTCVELLARHRTTLDLILAGADERGSLAGVVSDLIAGLERNLQRRFAVACADAGGSRHLFLANNISFVLSRVADNDGVASLLGDAWAARRRSRVEQHVASYAASSWGPVVALLDTTACGRGKSAKVLAEFNAAFNRSRDSEMCREVPDPVLRAVLRNAVSEMVVPAYCAFLQKQPKLGKSARYTADDLVELLSELFEGESTDGIKI, encoded by the exons ATGGGGGCCGCCGTTGGGAAGCCAGCTTTCGGTGTCGCCGTCGCGCCGAAGACGCAGGCGGAGGAGCGGCTCGCCCTCGCGGAGCACGCCCTGCTCCAGTGGACTCGCTCACCCGGCGCCGACTCGGGCATctgggacgccggggcgagctacACCAACAGAGGCCTCCTGGCGGCGGTCGACGAGGTGCTCCTCCTGGCGGCGGAGAACCCTTTCCCGCTCCCGGAGGCCGCCTCCGCGCGCCGCCGCCTGGACAGCGCCGTCGGCGCCGCCGCGTCGCGCATGGTGGAGGAGTTCCTGCGCGTCAGGGTCTGGAACGCCTCCCTGCTGCGCGGCGCCGTCCACAGGCTCTCGCTCGCCTCCACTAACCAATCACGGCTGATCTTCCCCAGCGCCCGCGAAAGGAACAGCTCGGCGGGCACCGGCGGGGTGGTCGACGCGTCCGACGGGAGCCGGTCGAGGGCGAGCTCGAGCGTGCCTCACGAGGTCGCGGCCCTCTTGGACACCGAGGTCTGGGACGACCTCGATCTCATCTGCCCCGCAGGCGTGTCCGTCCTTCACGAGATCGCGCTTCGGGTCGTTCGTGCCGGATGCACCGAGGTACTCTTCCGGGCGTTCGCCAACGCTCCCTGCGATGTGCTAGACAG TTTCTTGTCAATTCTTCGGGTCGAATGCTCGCAGCAGACGACTGAGGCCGTGATCAAGCGGTGGACGACGGTGACGGAGATCATAGGGAAGGCCATGGTCGCCATGCGGAGGCAGCTGTACGCGCAGAACCCAGGCGCCTTCGACGGTTTCAGGGACGAATACTTGCTGGCCATCGCGGAGAACCGCATCCTGATCCTGCTCGACTTCGCCAACGGATTCACCAGCATCACGTCGCACGAGAAGCTCGTGTACATGCTCGGCATGTACGAGGCTCTCACCGACGCCGCTCCCAGCCTCCTGCTCCTCCTCAGCGGCGCGCGCAAGGAGGCCATCTCGGAGCGGACACAAGGTATCCTCACGAAACTGGCCGGCGCGGTGAGGATCATGGTCAGCGGCGCCATAGCCAAGATCCAAGGCGACTCACTGTTCCCGCACACGCCGAGCGCCGCAGGTGGCGTCCACCCGCTGACACGCGACGCCATGACCTGCGTCGAGCTGCTGGCGAGGCACCGCACCACGCTCGATCTGATCCTCGCGGGCGCCGACGAGCGCGGCTCCCTCGCCGGCGTCGTCTCGGACCTGATCGCGGGCCTGGAACGCAACCTCCAGAGGAGATTCGCTGTCGCCTGCGCGGACGCAGGGGGCTCGCGGCACCTCTTCCTGGCGAACAACATCAGCTTCGTGCTGAGCCGCGTCGCGGACAACGACGGCGTGGCTTCCCTGCTCGGGGACGCGTGGGCGGCGCGGCGCCGGAGCCGGGTCGAGCAGCACGTAGCGAGCTACGCCGCGTCGTCGTGGGGCCCCGTCGTCGCTCTCCTGGACACGACCGCGTGTGGCAGAGGCAAGTCGGCGAAAGTTCTGGCGGAGTTCAACGCGGCGTTTAACAGATCGCGCGACAGCGAGATGTGCCGCGAGGTCCCGGACCCCGTGCTCCGAGCGGTGCTGCGGAACGCCGTGTCGGAGATGGTGGTCCCTGCTTACTGCGCGTTCCTGCAGAAGCAACCCAAGCTTGGGAAATCTGCCAGGTACACGGCAGATGATCTGGTCGAGTTGCTATCGGAGTTGTTCGAAGGGGAATCCACGGATGGCATCAAAATCTAG